The genome window CCGGCACAGGTCGGCGCAGACCCCGGTGACCACCTTGCCGAACTCCTCCAGGTCCGGCCGCACCCCGGTCGCCCCGCTCGCCAGGAGGAGCACGGTGTCGTTGGTGGACATGCACCCGTCGGTGTCGAGCCGGTCGAACGTCACCGCGACCGCCCGGCGGAGCACCGCGTCGAGGTCGGCGGGCTCCACCGCGGCGTCGGTGGTGAGCACGCAGAGCATGGTGGCGAGCGACGGGGCGAGCATGCCCGCGCCCTTGGCCATGCCGCCGACCATGTAGCCGCCCTCACCCCGGCGGAAGGAGATCTTGCTGACCGTGTCGGTGGTGCGGATGGCGTCGGCGGCGGCGAGCCCGCCGTCCCGGGAGAGCTGCCCGGCCGCGGTCTCGACCCCGGCGAGCAGGGCGTCCATCGGCAGGCGCTCGCCGATCAGCCCGGTGGAGCAGACCGCCACCTCACCGGCGGGCACCCCGAGGAGCTCGGCGGCCTTCTCCGCGGTGGCCTGCGCGTCCTCGAGGCCGGGGGCGCCGGTGCAGGCGTTGGCGCCGCCCGAGTTGAGCACCACCGCCCTGACCCGGCCGCCGCTCAGCACCTTGGTGGACCAGAGCACCGGGGCGGCCTTCACCCGGTTGCGGGTGAACACGCCCGCGGCAGCGTAGGAGGGGCCGTCGTTGACCACGAGGGCGACGTCGCGCGCACCGCTGTCCTTGATGCCGGCGGCGACCCCGGCCGCGCGGAAGCCCAGCGGCGCGGTGACGCTCATCCGTTCCCCCGATTCCCCGGGCCGGCGGCCCGGATCTCGTCGTGTCCGTGCTGGCTCATGGGGCGACTCCGTTGGTGGGAAGACCGAGTTCCTCCGGGAGGCCGAGGGCGAGGTTGGCGCTCTGGACCGCACCGCCGGCGGTTCCCTTGGTGAGGTTGTCGATGGCGGCGATCGCGACGATCCGCCCGGCCCGCTCGTCGAGCGCCACCTGGACGACGGCCGTGTTGGAGCCGACCGTCATGGCCGTGGCCGGCCAGACGCCCTCGGGCAGCAGACGGAGGAACGGCTCGTCCTTGACCGCGGCCTGGTACGCCTCCCGGAGCGCCGCCGGGGTGGCGCCCGGCGCCGCGGGAGCCGTACAGGTGGCGAGGATGCCCCGGCTCATCGGGGCGAGGGTGGGGGTGAACGAGACCCGGACGGGCGTGCCGGCGACCGCGGAGAGGTTCTGCTCCATCTCCGGGGTGTGCCGGTGGACCCCGCCCACGCCGTAGGCGCTCACCGAGCCCATGACCTCGCTGCCGAGCAGGTGGGGCTTGGGCGCCCGCCCCGCGCCCGAGGTGCCGCTCGCCGCGACCACGACCACGTCGGGCTCGGCGAGGCCGGCGGCGAAGGCCGGGAAGAGCGCCAGGGTCACCGCCGTGGGGTAGCACCCGGGGACCGCGATGCGGCGCGCGGTGCGCAGCACCGCGCGCTGGCCGGGCAGCTCGGGCAGGCCGTAGGGCCAGGTACCCGGGTGCGGGCCGCCGTAGAAGCGGGTCCAGTCCTCGGCCCGCTTGAGCCGGAAGTCCGCGCCGCAGTCGACGATCAGCGTGTCCTCGCCCAGCTCGGCGGCGATGGCGGCCGACTGCCCGTGCGGGAGGGCGAGGAAGACGATGTCGTGGCCGCGGAGCGTCTCCGGGGTGGTCTCCTCGATCACCCGGTCGGCGAGTGCGGGCAGGTGGGGGTGGTGGTCACCGAGCCGGGTGCCCGCGCTGGACCCGGCGGTGAGCGCCCCGATCTCGATGGCGGGGTGGCCGAGCAGCAGCCGCAGGAGCTCGCCTCCCGCGTACCCGCTCGCCCCGGCGATCGCCGCCCTCATCACTCACCACTCCTACATCTCTATGCAGTCAAGCTCATGAATTTGCAATGCTCAAGAGTATGCAGGACACAGCATGAACATGCAAGAGACGACCGGTCGGCGAAAGGGATCTAGCCGCCAAACCTACTGGTCGGTATCGTGCGGGCAAACCCACGGACCCGGGGAGCGACACGCTCATGACGATCTCGCACGAACAGGTTCAGGCTCAGCTCACCGCACCCGGCCAGCTCTTCGAGATGGAGGAGGTCGAGGCCGGCGGCCACCGCATCCGCGCGTGGAAGCACGCTCCGGCCACGTTCCGCGACATGCTGGAGCTGACCCGCCTCCACGGCAACAAGGACTTCCTCGTCTACGAGGACGAGCGGATCACCTTCGAGGAGCACTACCGCCTCGCCGCGACCCTGGCCCACCGGCTCGTGACCGACTACGGGGTCCGCAAGGGCGACCGGGTGGCCATCGCAATGCGGAACTACCCCGAATGGGTCATCTCGTTCTCCGCCGCGCTCGCGGCCGGGGCGATCGTCGTCCCGCTCAACGCGTGGTGGACCGACCGGGAGCTCGCGTACGGCCTCAGCGACTCGGGGGCCAAGGTCGTGATCGCCGACGGCGAGCGCGCCGAGCGCATGGCGGGCAGCGGCCTCCCCATGATCGTGACCCGGGCGGAGGGCGCGAACTGGTCCGAGGTGCTCGGCGAGGTCCGCGCCGACGTGACCCTGCCGGACGTGGGGCTCCGCCCCGAGGACCCGGCCACGATCTTCTACACCTCCGGCACCACCGGCCTGCCCAAGGGCGCGCTCGGCAGCCACCGCAACCTCTGCCAGGCGCCGATGACCGTGGCCTACGCCCTGCTGCAGGCCGTCGCGCTCGCCGGCGGGGACCCGAACGAGTCGGTCGGCATCCGGCGGATCACCCTGCTCACCGTCCCGCTGTTCCACGTGACCGGGTGCATGGCCGTGCTCATGGGCACCATGCTGAGCGGCGGCGGCCTGGTGCTCATGTACAAGTGGGACCCGCAGCGCGCGCTCGAGCTGATCGAGCGGGAGAAGATCACCGTGCTCAGCGGCGTGCCGACCAACGCCTGGCAGCTGCTCTCCCACCCGCGGCTGCACGAGTACGACATCTCCTCGCTCACCTCGATCTCGTACGGCGGCGCCCCCGCCCCGCCCAAGCTGCTGGAGCGGATCACCGAGCTGCTGCCCAACCGCACCCCGGCGAACGGGTACGGCATGACCGAGACGAGCGCGCTCGCGATCTACAACAGCGGCGACGACTACCGCCGGAAGCCGGACAGCGTGGGCCGCCCGCTGCCCGTGATCGACGTGAAGGTCTGCGACCCGGCCGGCAACGAGCTGCCCCGCGGCGAGGTGGGCGAGCTCCACATCCGCGGCCCCATCGTGATCATGGGCTACTGGAACCGGCCGGACGCCACCGCGGAGACGTTCAGCGGCGGCTGGGTCCGCACCGGCGACCTCGCCCGCATCGACGAGGAGGGGTTCGTCTACATCGTCGACCGGGCCAAGGACATGGTGATCCGGGGCGGCGAGAACGTGTACTGCGCCGAGGTCGAGGCGGCGATCTTCGAGCACCCCGCGGTCGACGACGCCGCCGTGATCGGCATCCCCGACGAGGAGCTCGGCGAGCAGGTCGGCGCGGTGGTCCGGCTCAAGCCGGGCGCGACGGCCACCGCCGAGGAGCTCCAGGAGTTCCTCCGCGGCCGGCTCGCCGCCTTCAAGGTGCCGACCAAGATCTGGTTCCGCGACGCCGAGCTGCCCCGCAACGCGGCCGGCAAGATCCTGAAGACCCGGCTCAAGGAGGAGACCCTGGGCCGGTGACCCGCTCGCGGGCGCCGCCTGAGCGCGGCGCCCGCGGTTCACCCCATTCCGTACGGGCACTCCGTACGGGCAGTCCGCACGGACGCGCCGGCGGCCGGGCCGGCCGTGGATCCGGCCGGCCGCGCCCGAACCTCGGCCCGGTCAGGGAGCGCGCGGACCGGGCCCCGGAGCCGGCCGGTGCGCGGGCCGGCCCGGGGCGCGGGTCAGGCCGCCGGCGCGCCCTCCTCCCGGGGCAGCAGCCGGAGCAGCAGGGCGCGCAGTTCCGCCTCGCCCTCCGCGCCGAGCGCGTCCACCACCATGCCCCGCAGCCGTTCCACCGCCTCCCGCACCCGGGTGAGCCGCTCCCGGCCGAGCTCGGTGAGCTCCAGCGCGTACCGCCGCCGGTCGTCCGCGTCCTGGCCGCGCGCCACGAGCCCGGCCCGGACCAGCTCGTCGACCACCTCGGCCGCGGCCGGTTCCGTGATCGCGAGGTGCCGGGCGAGCCGCTGCTGCGGGCACGGGCCCAGCCGCTCGAGGGCCGAGAGCGGGCCGTAGTGCCGGATCCGCAGGCCCACGTCGGAGAGCATCGCGTCGCCGACCCGCCGCATCCGCAGGTGCGCCTGGGCGACCAGGTACTCGACGCTCCGGATGGCCGGCCGCTCCGGCTCCTGCAGCAGCCGGCTCAGCAGCTCGGCGAGGCGCCGCCGTTCCCCTGGTGTGAGCGCGGCCGTGAGCCGGGCGTCCCGTTCGGCGACCGCCTCGCGCATCCCGGCGAGCGCGGCACGGCCGGCCTCGGTGAGCGACAGCACGTGAGAGCGGCGGTTGGCCGGGTTGCGCATCCGCCGCACCAGGCCGGCCTCCTCCAGCCGGTCGATGAGCCGGACCATGATCGTCCGGTTGATGCCGAGCCGTTCCGCGAGGTCCCGCTGGGAGCGCGCGTCGTGCTCCGCGAGCGCGTCGAGCACGACGAACTCCCGCGCGGGCGGCCCTTCCGGGGCCTTCTCGGCGCTGAACCGCGCGTACACCCGGCGCAGCAGGTAGCCGGGGTACGCGCGCAGCTCCTCGGGCGGGGCCGCGTCGAGCACCTCGGCCGACCGCTCACGGCACCCCTCGTCCTCGTCCTCCCGCCGCCGCACCGGCCCACCTCCGAGCGCTCAGCGTAGCAAGCGGAGATGGTTAGGCGAGTAATCAGTTGGAATGTTGACACTTAAGCAAGTTGACAATAGCCTCGGAGGCCCGCGAAGCAGGACGGAAGCGAGGAACACCATGGGAAACCGGCCCCACCGGCTCGACATGACGATGATGTACGCGGTGCACGACGCGCTCCGGCGGGAGGCGGAGCACATCGCCCGGCTCAGCGCGCGGGCGGGCGACGACCCGTGGCGGGTGCTGCGCACGGCCGCCGGCTGGGAGATGTTCAAGGCGTACCTGCGGGTGCACCACACCACCGAGGACGACGTGCTCTGGCCGGCGATGCACGAGGCCCTCACCGAGCGGCCGGACGGCCTCGCCCTGCTCGAGGTGATGGAGGCCGAGCACGCCGCCATCGACCCCCTGCTCCGGGGCATCGACGCGGCGCTCGCCGACCGCGACCGCGGGCCCGAGCTGCTCGGCGGGCTCACCGACGCGCTCGCCACCCTGCTCCACCGGCACCTCAAGCACGAGGAGGACGAGGCGCTGCCGCTGATCGACGCCACCCTCACCGAGGGGCACTGGCGGCGCTTCGGCGACGAGCACCGGACCCGGATCGGCGCGGACGCCCGCCGCTACCTCCCCTGGGTCCTCGACGGCGCGAGCCCGGAGCGCGTGGCGGCCGTCCTCGGCCGGCTGCCGGAGGAGCTGCGCGCCGCCTACGCGGACGAGTGGCGGCCCGCCTACGCCCGGCTCGACCGCTGGGGCGCCGGGGTCTCCGCCTGAGGCCGCCTCCCCTGACCCGGCCGGGCAGGCGCGCGGGCGGCCGGAACGCTCCGGCCGCGGCCCGGACCGGCCGGCCCGGCCGCACACCGCTCCCGGTGCCCCGCAACGTGGCCCGCCGCGCTCACTGATCGACGACCGCGCGGCTCACCCATTGATCAACTGGCGGGCAGGGCGTATCGTCCGAAGTTGAGTGCAGCTCATGTTACGCGCGTGACATGTCCTCATCTCTCCCCCTGCACCCTCCGTTATCGCGAAGGGACGTTCTCCCATGCACGCGCGTCTTCGACGGCTGGTCACCGCCGTCGCGCTGCTGGGTCTCGCCTGCGCCGGGCTCCCGGCGCAGGCGGCCTCGGCGGCGCCTGCGGCGGTGGAGACCACGGCGGACACCTCGTACTATCCGCCGGACGACTTCTGCCTCGGGGTGTGCTTCGACATCCTGCCCCCGGGCCAGAACGGCAACGCCACCCTGGTCGACATCCTCGGCAACCAGACCCTCGGCACCTACCCGCGGCACAGCAGGGACCAGCTCGACCGGTACGCGAGCCTGATCTCCGGATACACCGGGCTCACCGAGGAGCAGGTCGCCAAGTTCTTCAACGACGCCAGCTTCGGCGTGCCCCCGGGGCAGGTCGAGAGCACCACCCGGCCGCGCTCCGACGTCACGATCGTCCGGGACAAGGAGACCGGGGTGCCGCACATCACCGGGACCACCCGGGAGGGCACCATGTTCGGCGCCGGGTACGCGGGAGCCCAGGACCGCCTCTGGCTCATGGACGTGCTCCGGCACCTCGGCCGGGGTGAGCTCACCTCGTTCGTCGGCGGCGCTCCCGGCAACCGGGCGCTGGAGCAGAGCGTGTGGCGCAACTCCCCCTACACGGAGGAGGACCTCGAGGCGCAGATCGAGCGGCTCAGGAACTCCGGCCCGCGCGGCGCCCAGCTCTACTCCGACGTGCAGAACTACGTCGCCGGGATCAACGCGTACATCGACCACTGCATGGCCCACCGCAACTGCCCCGGCGAGTACGTGCTCACCGGGCACCTGGACGCGATCACCAACAAGGGCGGCCCGAAGAAGTTCAAGCCGGCCGACCTCATCGCGATCGCCGGCGTGATCGGCGGGCTGTTCGGCGGCGGTGGCGGCGCGGAGATGCAGTCCGCCCTCGTCCGGGTGGCCGCCCGCGCCAAGTACGGCACCGCCGAGGGCGACCGGGTGTGGGAGGCCTTCCGCTCGCAGAACGACCCGGAGACCGTGCTCACCCTGCACGACGGGCAGAGCTTCCCGTTCGGCCAGGCCCCGGCCGGGGCCACCGGGGTCGTGCTGCCCGACCCCGGAACGGCGCGGCCGGTCGACGTCACCGAGAACGAGGAGGGCTCGGCCCGGACCATGGAGGCCGCAGGGGCGGACCCGCTCGCCGGCCTCACCGTGGAGCCCAACCGGCCCGGCATGTCGAACGCGGTCGTGGTATCGGCCGCCAAGTCGGCCACCGGCCACCCGATCGCGGTCTTCGGGCCGCAGACCGGGTACTTCGCGCCGCAGCTCCTCATGCTCCAGGAGCTGTCCGGGCCGGGGATCCGGGCCCGCGGGGCCGCGTTCGCCGGGCTCAGCTTCTACGTGCTGCTCGGCCGCAGCACCGACTACGCGTGGAGCGCCACCTCGGCGACGGTGGACATCACCGACACCTACGCGGTCACCCTCTGTGAGCCGGGCGGCGGCACGCCGACGCTCTCGTCCGACCACTACCTGTACCGCGGCCAGTGCATCCCCATGGAGACGCTGCGGAAGCGGAACTCCTGGAAGCCCAACACGGCCGACCCCACGCCCGCCGGGTCGTACGACCTGGTGATCAAGCGCACCAAGTACGGCCTGGTGACCTGGCGGGGCATGGTCAACGGGGTGCCGACCGCGTTCACCACCCTCCGCTCGACCTACCTCCACGAGGCCGACTCGGCGATCGGCTTCCAGATGTTCAACGACCCCGACGAGATGGGGTCGGCGAGCGGCTTCATGAACGCCGCCTCCAAGATCGGATTCGCGTTCAACTGGTTCTACGTGAACTCCCGCGAGGCGGCGTACTTCACCTCGGCGGACATCCCGGTGCGCTCCCCGGTCTCGGACCCGAACCTGCCGATGGTGGCCGACGAGGCGCACGAGTGGGAGGGGTTCGACCCGGAGACCAACACCGCGACCTACCTCCCGGCGAGCGCCCACCCCCAGGCGGTGGACCAGGACTACTTCGTCAGCTGGAACAACAAGCAGGCGAAGGACTTCAGCGCCGCCGACGGCAACTTCAGCTTCGGCGCCGTCCACCGGGGCGACCTGCTCGACGCCCCGCTCCGGGACGCGCTCGCCCGGGGCCCGGTCGGCACCAGCGACGTGGTGAAGATCATGGCGGAGGCGGCGGTGACCGACCTGCGCGGCTGGAAGGTGCTCCCGCTGCTGCTCCGGGTGATCCAGAGCGCGCCGGTGACCGATCCGTCGCTCGCCTCGGCCGTGAGCAAGCTCTCCGCCTGGGCGCAGTCCGGGGCCAAGCGCGTGGAGACCTCGCCCGGCAGCAAGACCTACGCGCACGCCGACGCGATCCGGATCTTCGACGCCTGGTGGCCGAAGCTGGTGCGCGCCATGTTCCGGCCCGAGCTCGGCGACGAGCTCTACCAGGCGCTGGTCGACGCGCTCCAGATCAACGAGTCGCCCTCCGGCCACCAGCAGGGCGACGTGTCCGCGCTGCCCACGTCGGCCCAGGGCGGGCAGACGCACAAGGGCTCGGCGTTCCAGTTCGGCTGGTGGGGCTACGTGCACAAGGACCTGCGGTCCGTGCTCGGGGACCCGGTGGAGGCGCCGCTGCCGCGCCGGTTCTGCGGGCAGACCGTGGCCGACTGCCGGACCGTGCTGCTGGACAGCCTCGCCCAGTCGGTGGCCGAGCCGGCCTCGGTCACCTACCCGGGCGACGACCGGTGCAAGGCCGGGGACCAGTGGTGCGCCGACGCGCTGCTGCAGGCACCGCTCGGCGGCATCAAGCACCCGCTGATCTCCTGGCAGAACCGGCCGACCTACCAGCAGGTCGTGTCGTTCCCGGCCCACCGGGGCGACGACATCGGCAACCTCGCCCTCGGCGGCACGGCCACCGCGTCGAGCCGGCAGAGCTCCACGTACGCCCCGGCCAAGGCGATCGACGGCGACCCGACGACCCGGTGGGCGAGCCACTGGACCGACAACCAGTACCTCCAGGTCGACCTCGGCTCGCCACAGGAGATCTCCCGGGTGATCCTGCGCTGGGAGACCGCGTACGGGAAGGCGTACCGGATCGAGACCTCCACCGACGGGTCGAACTGGACCACTGTCTACGCCACCCAGAACGGGGACGGCGGGGTGGACAACGTGACCTTCGCCCCGGTCACCGCGCGCTACGTGCGCATGCAGGGCGTCAAACGCGGCACCGTGTACGGCTACTCGCTCTACGAGCTGGAGGTGTACCGGCACTGAGAGATCGCTGAGCGGCGCCCTCCCGCGGCGCCCGCCCCACGTCGGACGCCACCGCACATGACGAGAG of Thermobispora bispora DSM 43833 contains these proteins:
- a CDS encoding class I adenylate-forming enzyme family protein; protein product: MTISHEQVQAQLTAPGQLFEMEEVEAGGHRIRAWKHAPATFRDMLELTRLHGNKDFLVYEDERITFEEHYRLAATLAHRLVTDYGVRKGDRVAIAMRNYPEWVISFSAALAAGAIVVPLNAWWTDRELAYGLSDSGAKVVIADGERAERMAGSGLPMIVTRAEGANWSEVLGEVRADVTLPDVGLRPEDPATIFYTSGTTGLPKGALGSHRNLCQAPMTVAYALLQAVALAGGDPNESVGIRRITLLTVPLFHVTGCMAVLMGTMLSGGGLVLMYKWDPQRALELIEREKITVLSGVPTNAWQLLSHPRLHEYDISSLTSISYGGAPAPPKLLERITELLPNRTPANGYGMTETSALAIYNSGDDYRRKPDSVGRPLPVIDVKVCDPAGNELPRGEVGELHIRGPIVIMGYWNRPDATAETFSGGWVRTGDLARIDEEGFVYIVDRAKDMVIRGGENVYCAEVEAAIFEHPAVDDAAVIGIPDEELGEQVGAVVRLKPGATATAEELQEFLRGRLAAFKVPTKIWFRDAELPRNAAGKILKTRLKEETLGR
- the argC gene encoding N-acetyl-gamma-glutamyl-phosphate reductase: MRAAIAGASGYAGGELLRLLLGHPAIEIGALTAGSSAGTRLGDHHPHLPALADRVIEETTPETLRGHDIVFLALPHGQSAAIAAELGEDTLIVDCGADFRLKRAEDWTRFYGGPHPGTWPYGLPELPGQRAVLRTARRIAVPGCYPTAVTLALFPAFAAGLAEPDVVVVAASGTSGAGRAPKPHLLGSEVMGSVSAYGVGGVHRHTPEMEQNLSAVAGTPVRVSFTPTLAPMSRGILATCTAPAAPGATPAALREAYQAAVKDEPFLRLLPEGVWPATAMTVGSNTAVVQVALDERAGRIVAIAAIDNLTKGTAGGAVQSANLALGLPEELGLPTNGVAP
- a CDS encoding penicillin acylase family protein; its protein translation is MHARLRRLVTAVALLGLACAGLPAQAASAAPAAVETTADTSYYPPDDFCLGVCFDILPPGQNGNATLVDILGNQTLGTYPRHSRDQLDRYASLISGYTGLTEEQVAKFFNDASFGVPPGQVESTTRPRSDVTIVRDKETGVPHITGTTREGTMFGAGYAGAQDRLWLMDVLRHLGRGELTSFVGGAPGNRALEQSVWRNSPYTEEDLEAQIERLRNSGPRGAQLYSDVQNYVAGINAYIDHCMAHRNCPGEYVLTGHLDAITNKGGPKKFKPADLIAIAGVIGGLFGGGGGAEMQSALVRVAARAKYGTAEGDRVWEAFRSQNDPETVLTLHDGQSFPFGQAPAGATGVVLPDPGTARPVDVTENEEGSARTMEAAGADPLAGLTVEPNRPGMSNAVVVSAAKSATGHPIAVFGPQTGYFAPQLLMLQELSGPGIRARGAAFAGLSFYVLLGRSTDYAWSATSATVDITDTYAVTLCEPGGGTPTLSSDHYLYRGQCIPMETLRKRNSWKPNTADPTPAGSYDLVIKRTKYGLVTWRGMVNGVPTAFTTLRSTYLHEADSAIGFQMFNDPDEMGSASGFMNAASKIGFAFNWFYVNSREAAYFTSADIPVRSPVSDPNLPMVADEAHEWEGFDPETNTATYLPASAHPQAVDQDYFVSWNNKQAKDFSAADGNFSFGAVHRGDLLDAPLRDALARGPVGTSDVVKIMAEAAVTDLRGWKVLPLLLRVIQSAPVTDPSLASAVSKLSAWAQSGAKRVETSPGSKTYAHADAIRIFDAWWPKLVRAMFRPELGDELYQALVDALQINESPSGHQQGDVSALPTSAQGGQTHKGSAFQFGWWGYVHKDLRSVLGDPVEAPLPRRFCGQTVADCRTVLLDSLAQSVAEPASVTYPGDDRCKAGDQWCADALLQAPLGGIKHPLISWQNRPTYQQVVSFPAHRGDDIGNLALGGTATASSRQSSTYAPAKAIDGDPTTRWASHWTDNQYLQVDLGSPQEISRVILRWETAYGKAYRIETSTDGSNWTTVYATQNGDGGVDNVTFAPVTARYVRMQGVKRGTVYGYSLYELEVYRH
- a CDS encoding hemerythrin domain-containing protein, whose protein sequence is MGNRPHRLDMTMMYAVHDALRREAEHIARLSARAGDDPWRVLRTAAGWEMFKAYLRVHHTTEDDVLWPAMHEALTERPDGLALLEVMEAEHAAIDPLLRGIDAALADRDRGPELLGGLTDALATLLHRHLKHEEDEALPLIDATLTEGHWRRFGDEHRTRIGADARRYLPWVLDGASPERVAAVLGRLPEELRAAYADEWRPAYARLDRWGAGVSA
- a CDS encoding MarR family winged helix-turn-helix transcriptional regulator, translating into MRRREDEDEGCRERSAEVLDAAPPEELRAYPGYLLRRVYARFSAEKAPEGPPAREFVVLDALAEHDARSQRDLAERLGINRTIMVRLIDRLEEAGLVRRMRNPANRRSHVLSLTEAGRAALAGMREAVAERDARLTAALTPGERRRLAELLSRLLQEPERPAIRSVEYLVAQAHLRMRRVGDAMLSDVGLRIRHYGPLSALERLGPCPQQRLARHLAITEPAAAEVVDELVRAGLVARGQDADDRRRYALELTELGRERLTRVREAVERLRGMVVDALGAEGEAELRALLLRLLPREEGAPAA
- the argJ gene encoding bifunctional glutamate N-acetyltransferase/amino-acid acetyltransferase ArgJ, encoding MSVTAPLGFRAAGVAAGIKDSGARDVALVVNDGPSYAAAGVFTRNRVKAAPVLWSTKVLSGGRVRAVVLNSGGANACTGAPGLEDAQATAEKAAELLGVPAGEVAVCSTGLIGERLPMDALLAGVETAAGQLSRDGGLAAADAIRTTDTVSKISFRRGEGGYMVGGMAKGAGMLAPSLATMLCVLTTDAAVEPADLDAVLRRAVAVTFDRLDTDGCMSTNDTVLLLASGATGVRPDLEEFGKVVTGVCADLCRQLLVDAEGATKAIAIEVIGAASEEDAVTVGRAVARSNLLKCAIHGEDPNWGRVVAAVGTTDAVFEPDRINVAINGVWICRGGAPGDDRSKVDLRPRDVTITIDLSAGPHTATVHTTDLTAAYVHENSAYST